A window of the Bradyrhizobium diazoefficiens genome harbors these coding sequences:
- the putA gene encoding bifunctional proline dehydrogenase/L-glutamate gamma-semialdehyde dehydrogenase PutA — MPNIPPPFSAPYAPDDADIAARLFPSAHLAPPQEARIDRTATRLIEAIRKRDDRLGGVEDMLREFALSTKEGLALMVLAEALLRVPDARTADQFIEDKLGEGDFIHHETKSTAFLVNASAWALGLSARVIQPGETPDGTIGRLVKRLGAPAVRTATRQAMRLMGNHFVLGETIEQALERGKPRSGERQRYSFDMLGEGARTADDAKRYFDAYASAILTIGKAAGNHALPDRPGISVKLSALHPRFEAISRARVMAELVPQLLDLAQRARAYDLNFTVDAEEADRLELSLDVIAATLADPSLKGWDGFGLAIQAYQKRASAVIDYVHDLARAHDRKLMVRLVKGAYWDTEIKRAQERGLDGYPVFTRKAMTDLNYVACASKLLALRPRIFPQFATHNAVTVATVLELAGDSGGFEFQRLHGMGEALYEQLAEDRPEIAYRTYAPVGSHRDLLAYLVRRLLENGANSSFVAQAADYRVPVPALLKRPVNLIVRPDHAHHAKIPLPGDLFAPERHNSGGIEFGERTALDRLLTDVKAATPDLNLVPDASPEQANAAIAAARAGFAAWSRTPAATRAAALEQAAHLLESRAAHFIAALQREGGKTLDDALSELREAADFCRYYAAQGRKLFGSEVAMPGPTGESNALAMRGRGVFVAISPWNFPLAIFLGQVTAALMAGNSVVAKPAEQTPRIAREAIALLHEAGIPASALHLVTGEGRIGAALTAHPDIAGVVFTGSTEVARHVNRTLAAKDGPIVPLIAETGGINAMIADATALPEQVADDVVTSAFRSAGQRCSALRLLFVQEDVGDRMIEMIAGAARELKIGDPSDLATHVGPVIDAEAKQRLDAHIARMKKEARLHFAGAAPEGCFVAPHIFELRDAGQLTEEVFGPILHVVRYRAETLERVLQAIERTGYGLTLGVHSRIDDTVEAIIDRVQVGNIYVNRNMIGAVVGVQPFGGNGLSGTGPKAGGPHYLARFATEQTVTINTAAAGGNAALLAGEE, encoded by the coding sequence ATGCCGAACATCCCGCCTCCCTTCTCCGCCCCCTATGCGCCCGACGATGCCGACATCGCCGCACGGCTCTTTCCTTCGGCGCATCTCGCCCCGCCGCAGGAAGCGCGGATCGACCGCACCGCGACCCGGCTGATCGAGGCGATCCGCAAGCGCGACGACCGGCTTGGCGGGGTCGAGGACATGCTGCGCGAGTTCGCGCTCTCGACCAAGGAAGGCCTTGCGTTGATGGTGCTGGCGGAAGCGCTGTTGCGCGTGCCGGACGCGCGCACCGCCGACCAGTTCATCGAGGACAAGCTCGGCGAAGGCGATTTCATCCATCACGAGACCAAGTCCACGGCGTTCCTCGTCAACGCCTCGGCCTGGGCGCTCGGCCTGTCGGCGCGCGTGATCCAGCCCGGCGAGACGCCCGACGGCACCATCGGCCGTCTGGTGAAGCGGCTGGGCGCGCCCGCCGTACGCACCGCCACGCGCCAGGCGATGCGGCTGATGGGCAATCATTTCGTGCTGGGCGAGACCATCGAGCAGGCGCTTGAGCGGGGCAAGCCGCGCTCCGGCGAGAGGCAGCGCTACTCCTTCGACATGCTCGGCGAAGGCGCGCGCACGGCGGACGACGCCAAGCGCTATTTCGACGCCTATGCCAGCGCGATTTTGACCATCGGCAAGGCGGCGGGCAATCATGCCCTGCCCGATCGGCCGGGCATCTCGGTCAAACTCTCGGCACTGCATCCGCGCTTCGAGGCAATCAGCCGCGCGCGCGTGATGGCTGAGCTCGTTCCGCAACTGCTGGACCTCGCGCAGCGCGCTAGGGCGTATGACCTCAACTTCACCGTCGATGCGGAGGAAGCCGACCGGCTGGAGCTGTCGCTCGACGTGATCGCGGCAACGCTCGCCGATCCCTCGCTCAAAGGCTGGGACGGCTTTGGGCTCGCAATCCAGGCCTATCAGAAGCGCGCGAGCGCGGTGATCGATTACGTCCACGATCTTGCCCGTGCGCACGACCGCAAGCTGATGGTGCGCCTGGTCAAGGGCGCCTATTGGGACACCGAGATCAAGCGCGCGCAGGAGCGCGGGCTCGACGGCTATCCGGTGTTCACGCGCAAGGCGATGACGGATTTGAACTACGTCGCCTGCGCATCAAAACTTCTCGCCTTGCGGCCGCGCATCTTCCCGCAGTTTGCGACCCACAACGCCGTCACCGTCGCGACCGTGCTGGAGCTCGCCGGCGACAGCGGCGGCTTCGAATTCCAGCGCCTGCACGGCATGGGCGAAGCCCTGTACGAGCAGCTCGCCGAGGACCGCCCTGAGATCGCCTACCGCACCTATGCGCCGGTCGGCAGCCATCGCGACCTGCTCGCCTATCTGGTACGGCGTCTCCTGGAGAACGGCGCCAACTCGTCCTTCGTGGCGCAGGCGGCCGACTACCGCGTCCCGGTCCCGGCACTCTTGAAGCGCCCGGTCAATCTCATCGTCCGGCCGGATCACGCGCATCACGCAAAGATCCCGCTGCCGGGCGATTTGTTCGCGCCGGAGCGGCATAATTCGGGCGGGATCGAATTCGGCGAGCGCACGGCGCTCGACCGGCTGCTCACCGACGTCAAGGCCGCGACGCCCGACCTGAATCTGGTCCCGGACGCATCGCCCGAACAGGCGAATGCGGCGATCGCCGCAGCGCGCGCGGGCTTTGCGGCCTGGAGCCGGACGCCGGCGGCAACACGCGCGGCAGCGCTGGAGCAGGCCGCGCATCTCCTGGAGAGCCGAGCTGCGCATTTCATCGCGGCTCTTCAGCGCGAAGGCGGCAAGACGCTCGACGACGCGCTCTCCGAGCTGCGCGAAGCCGCCGATTTCTGCCGCTACTACGCGGCACAAGGCCGAAAGCTGTTCGGCAGCGAGGTCGCGATGCCGGGCCCGACCGGTGAGAGCAACGCGCTTGCCATGCGTGGCCGCGGCGTCTTCGTCGCGATCTCGCCGTGGAATTTTCCGCTGGCGATTTTCCTCGGCCAGGTCACGGCGGCGCTGATGGCCGGCAACAGCGTGGTGGCAAAGCCCGCCGAGCAGACGCCACGCATCGCGCGCGAGGCCATAGCTCTTCTGCATGAGGCCGGCATCCCCGCGAGCGCGCTGCATCTCGTCACAGGCGAGGGCCGCATCGGTGCCGCGCTGACCGCACACCCTGATATCGCCGGCGTCGTCTTCACCGGCTCGACCGAAGTCGCACGTCACGTCAACCGGACGCTCGCCGCCAAGGACGGGCCGATCGTGCCGCTGATCGCGGAGACCGGCGGCATCAACGCCATGATCGCTGATGCCACCGCGCTGCCTGAACAGGTCGCTGACGACGTCGTCACCTCGGCGTTCCGCTCGGCCGGGCAGCGCTGCTCGGCGCTGCGGCTGTTGTTCGTGCAGGAGGACGTCGGCGACCGCATGATCGAGATGATCGCTGGCGCGGCGCGCGAATTGAAGATCGGCGATCCCTCTGATCTCGCGACCCATGTCGGCCCGGTGATCGACGCCGAGGCCAAGCAGCGCCTCGATGCCCACATCGCGCGGATGAAGAAGGAGGCGCGGCTGCACTTTGCGGGCGCAGCTCCAGAGGGCTGCTTCGTCGCGCCCCACATCTTCGAGCTCCGCGACGCGGGCCAGCTCACTGAGGAAGTATTCGGCCCGATCCTGCATGTGGTGCGTTACCGCGCCGAGACCCTCGAGCGCGTGCTGCAAGCGATCGAACGCACCGGCTACGGCCTGACGCTCGGCGTCCACTCCCGCATCGACGACACGGTCGAGGCCATCATCGACCGTGTTCAGGTCGGCAACATCTACGTCAACCGCAACATGATCGGCGCCGTGGTCGGCGTGCAGCCGTTCGGCGGCAACGGCCTGTCCGGAACCGGCCCGAAGGCCGGCGGCCCGCATTACCTCGCGCGCTTCGCCACCGAGCAGACCGTGACCATCAACACCGCGGCAGCCGGCGGCAACGCTGCACTACTCGCAGGCGAGGAATGA
- a CDS encoding CaiB/BaiF CoA transferase family protein, translating into MEKGIFAGLKVLDCASFIAAPAAATVLSDFGADVIKIEPPGAGDPYRNLPNLPGYPTGEHNFAWLLEARNKKSLALDLSKAEAQAVLYRLVEEADVFITNMPPPVRTKLGITFDHLAHLNDRLIYASFTGYGEKGEEANKPGFDSNAYWARSGLMDLVRADIDTTPARSVAGMGDHPSAMALYSAIVTALYQREKTGKGSHVASNLMANGVWAASVLAQAKLCGAKFGERRPRERALNAVANHYQCKDGRWLILSLLSEEKQFPTLAKCLGREDLITDPRFATKPDRHARSIELIKIFDETFATRDLVEWRKILDGNGLVFGIVGILDDIPNDKQMLDNEVLVPFENDTMLTISSPIWIDGTKKVQPRKPPGVGEHSDEILRAAGYDEAAIKQLRSKGAVG; encoded by the coding sequence ATGGAAAAAGGCATTTTTGCAGGGCTTAAGGTTCTGGACTGCGCGAGCTTCATCGCGGCGCCCGCGGCTGCCACCGTGCTGTCCGATTTCGGCGCCGATGTCATCAAGATCGAGCCGCCCGGCGCCGGCGACCCCTACCGCAATCTGCCCAACCTGCCCGGCTATCCCACTGGCGAGCACAATTTCGCCTGGCTGCTCGAGGCCCGCAACAAGAAGAGCCTCGCGCTCGACCTCTCCAAGGCCGAGGCGCAGGCCGTGCTCTACAGACTGGTCGAAGAGGCCGACGTCTTCATCACCAACATGCCGCCGCCGGTGCGGACCAAGCTCGGCATCACCTTTGACCATCTCGCCCATCTCAACGACCGGCTGATCTACGCCTCTTTCACCGGCTATGGCGAGAAGGGCGAGGAAGCCAACAAGCCCGGCTTCGACAGCAACGCCTATTGGGCGCGCTCCGGCCTGATGGATCTCGTCCGCGCCGACATCGACACGACCCCGGCACGCTCGGTCGCCGGGATGGGTGACCATCCCTCCGCCATGGCGCTGTACAGCGCGATCGTCACCGCACTGTATCAGCGCGAGAAGACCGGCAAGGGCTCGCATGTCGCCTCCAATCTGATGGCCAACGGCGTGTGGGCTGCGAGCGTGCTGGCGCAGGCAAAGCTCTGCGGCGCCAAGTTCGGCGAGCGGCGCCCGCGCGAGCGCGCGCTCAACGCGGTCGCCAATCACTATCAGTGCAAGGATGGCCGCTGGCTGATCCTGTCACTGCTCAGCGAGGAAAAGCAGTTTCCGACATTGGCGAAGTGCCTCGGCCGCGAAGACCTGATCACCGATCCGCGCTTCGCCACCAAGCCCGACCGTCACGCCCGCTCGATCGAGCTGATCAAGATCTTTGACGAGACCTTCGCCACCAGGGATCTCGTCGAATGGCGCAAGATCCTCGACGGCAACGGACTGGTGTTCGGCATCGTCGGCATTCTCGACGACATCCCGAACGACAAGCAGATGCTCGACAACGAGGTGCTGGTTCCGTTCGAGAACGACACCATGCTCACCATCTCCAGCCCGATCTGGATCGACGGCACCAAGAAGGTGCAACCGCGCAAGCCGCCCGGCGTCGGCGAGCACAGTGACGAGATTTTGCGTGCCGCGGGATACGATGAAGCTGCGATCAAGCAGCTGCGGTCGAAGGGGGCGGTTGGTTAG
- a CDS encoding cyclic nucleotide-binding domain-containing protein, with translation MTIEKCINAFAIDDVIFEEGSTGRELFVVLEGEVEIAKVDGARKTSIIKLGKGEFFGEMAVIDGSARSATAIASAPNTRVMRINHARFVYLVSQQPAFALMVMDALSKRLRASNAVTYRAAQS, from the coding sequence ATGACGATCGAGAAATGCATCAACGCGTTTGCCATCGATGACGTCATCTTCGAGGAGGGCTCGACCGGGCGCGAGCTGTTCGTCGTGCTCGAGGGCGAGGTCGAGATCGCCAAGGTCGACGGCGCGCGCAAGACCAGCATCATCAAGCTCGGCAAGGGCGAGTTCTTCGGCGAGATGGCCGTGATCGACGGCTCAGCCCGCTCGGCGACGGCGATCGCGTCGGCGCCGAATACGCGCGTGATGCGGATCAACCACGCCCGCTTCGTCTATCTCGTCAGCCAGCAACCGGCGTTCGCGCTGATGGTGATGGACGCGCTGTCGAAACGCCTGCGTGCTTCCAACGCGGTCACCTACCGGGCGGCGCAATCATGA
- a CDS encoding MBL fold metallo-hydrolase: protein MSERKPTAFPTLMKNDTCSLIQAADDVYQIRFSNRAANAYLVRGSARTILIDVGLSSNYPAMVECLNFVDCPPEKIDMVVLSHEHLDHIGASWHFNERRTYVAAHRLAANKIMLRDDFSMLRKMFNEPNVPINVDIWLEEGNLIDLGNFRLNVMYTPGHTSACITLFDQDKGLLFAADTLMPGGVMGGVFGSGSISDYIQSLERIKGLNTKILLSGHGRLSDTPQDDVRIAIARSHGLLEDTAQLFDALDARSNFEPIMQSVRDLNKLDD from the coding sequence ATGAGCGAGCGTAAGCCGACGGCATTCCCGACCCTGATGAAGAACGACACCTGTTCGCTGATCCAGGCGGCCGATGACGTCTACCAGATCCGCTTCTCCAACCGCGCGGCGAATGCCTATCTGGTGCGCGGCTCCGCGCGCACCATCCTGATCGATGTCGGCCTGTCCTCGAACTATCCGGCCATGGTCGAATGCCTGAATTTCGTCGACTGCCCGCCCGAGAAGATCGACATGGTGGTGCTGAGCCACGAGCATCTCGACCATATCGGCGCGTCCTGGCACTTCAACGAGCGCCGCACCTACGTTGCCGCCCATCGGCTTGCCGCCAACAAGATCATGCTGCGCGATGACTTTTCCATGCTGCGCAAGATGTTCAACGAGCCGAACGTGCCGATCAATGTCGACATCTGGCTCGAGGAAGGCAATCTGATCGACCTCGGCAATTTCCGCCTCAACGTGATGTACACGCCGGGCCACACCTCGGCCTGCATCACGCTGTTCGACCAGGACAAGGGCCTGTTGTTTGCCGCAGATACGCTGATGCCCGGCGGCGTAATGGGCGGCGTATTCGGCTCCGGCAGCATCTCCGACTACATCCAGTCCCTGGAGCGCATCAAGGGGCTGAACACCAAGATCCTGCTGTCCGGGCACGGACGGCTGTCGGACACGCCGCAAGACGACGTGCGCATTGCGATTGCGCGGTCGCACGGCCTGCTGGAAGACACCGCGCAATTGTTCGACGCGCTGGACGCAAGGTCGAACTTCGAGCCGATCATGCAGTCGGTGCGGGATCTGAACAAGCTGGATGATTGA
- a CDS encoding TPM domain-containing protein: MSIGRITRHLLQHHWRARQAFPQSVLDRIEQAIRQSETTHSGQVRFVVEGALDGRPLFRNQHARERALDVFSHLRIWDTAHNNGVLIYLLLADRDVEIIADRGIDAKVGAAGWENICRAMEAEFSAGQFERGVIDGIAAVSRELAKHFPPGSAHPNELPDRPVVM, translated from the coding sequence ATGAGCATTGGGCGTATCACCCGGCATCTGCTCCAGCACCATTGGCGCGCCAGGCAGGCGTTTCCGCAAAGCGTGCTCGACCGTATCGAGCAGGCGATCAGGCAAAGCGAAACGACGCATTCGGGCCAGGTCCGCTTCGTCGTCGAAGGCGCGCTCGATGGTCGTCCGCTGTTTCGCAATCAGCATGCCCGCGAGCGCGCGCTCGATGTGTTTTCGCATTTGCGGATCTGGGACACCGCGCACAACAATGGCGTGCTGATCTACCTGCTGCTCGCCGACCGCGACGTCGAGATCATCGCAGATCGCGGCATCGATGCGAAGGTCGGCGCTGCCGGCTGGGAGAACATCTGCCGCGCGATGGAGGCCGAGTTCAGCGCCGGCCAGTTCGAGCGCGGCGTGATCGACGGCATCGCGGCGGTGTCGCGAGAGCTCGCCAAGCATTTCCCGCCAGGCAGTGCGCATCCGAACGAGTTGCCGGACAGGCCGGTGGTGATGTGA